Proteins encoded in a region of the Pseudothermotoga elfii DSM 9442 = NBRC 107921 genome:
- the pdxS gene encoding pyridoxal 5'-phosphate synthase lyase subunit PdxS, which yields MTEKGTWTVKTGFADMFKGGVIMDVTTAEQAKIAEEAGAVAVMALERVPADIRKAGGVARMASIAKIKEIMQAVSIPVMAKVRIGHIAEARILEALGVDFIDESEVLTPADDRFHINKHEFKVPFVCGARDLGEALRRIAEGAAMIRTKGEAGTGNIVEAVKHMRRVMDEIRRLTTMADEELVSYAKEIGAPVELVREVKKLGRLPVVNFAAGGVATPADAALMMMLGADGVFVGSGIFKSKDPAKMARAIVMAVTYWNDVDMLLKVSEDIGEPMPGLEVEELEVRMQERGW from the coding sequence ATGACAGAGAAGGGTACATGGACAGTGAAGACAGGGTTTGCAGATATGTTCAAGGGCGGAGTCATAATGGATGTAACAACAGCAGAACAAGCAAAAATAGCAGAAGAAGCTGGCGCAGTTGCGGTTATGGCACTTGAGCGCGTACCGGCGGATATACGAAAAGCTGGTGGTGTTGCCCGCATGGCAAGTATTGCAAAGATAAAGGAAATCATGCAGGCTGTTTCAATACCTGTTATGGCAAAGGTAAGAATTGGCCATATTGCTGAGGCGAGAATTCTTGAGGCACTCGGGGTAGATTTTATAGATGAATCAGAAGTTCTTACCCCGGCAGATGACAGATTTCACATAAACAAACATGAATTCAAAGTTCCCTTTGTTTGCGGAGCGAGAGATCTTGGAGAAGCCCTCAGAAGAATTGCTGAGGGTGCTGCTATGATAAGAACTAAAGGTGAAGCAGGAACAGGAAACATAGTTGAAGCGGTTAAACATATGAGAAGGGTTATGGATGAAATAAGAAGACTCACAACTATGGCTGATGAGGAACTGGTTTCTTATGCCAAGGAAATAGGCGCACCTGTAGAACTGGTAAGGGAAGTCAAGAAACTCGGTAGACTGCCTGTTGTGAATTTTGCCGCAGGTGGTGTTGCTACTCCTGCAGATGCAGCACTGATGATGATGCTTGGCGCTGATGGTGTTTTCGTTGGATCTGGTATTTTTAAATCGAAAGATCCTGCAAAGATGGCGCGTGCTATAGTTATGGCTGTGACTTACTGGAATGACGTTGATATGTTGCTCAAGGTTTCTGAAGATATAGGGGAGCCGATGCCAGGGCTTGAGGTTGAAGAATTAGAAGTTCGGATGCAGGAGAGAGGATGGTAA
- the pdxT gene encoding pyridoxal 5'-phosphate synthase glutaminase subunit PdxT — MTIGVLGLQGDFREHLWALQKLQVETIVVKTVEDLRKTKGLIIPGGESTTIGKLARLTGIADELEKLVDQDFPIYGTCAGMILLAKQIVNYPYQYSFGFMDIVVERNAYGRQVESFEVNLDIPSTGGLFKAIFIRAPKIVEWGEGVEVLARYGDSPVLVRQGNLLASSFHPELGQDLRIHKYFLEMAGVKHAGIC, encoded by the coding sequence TTGACCATAGGGGTTCTGGGGCTTCAGGGTGATTTTAGGGAACATCTCTGGGCTTTGCAAAAACTTCAAGTTGAGACAATTGTAGTAAAAACCGTTGAAGATCTTAGAAAAACAAAAGGGCTTATAATACCGGGCGGTGAATCAACAACAATAGGCAAACTTGCAAGATTGACGGGAATAGCAGATGAATTAGAAAAGCTGGTTGATCAGGATTTCCCAATTTATGGGACCTGTGCAGGTATGATATTACTTGCTAAACAAATAGTGAATTATCCGTATCAATACAGCTTTGGCTTCATGGATATAGTTGTAGAAAGAAATGCCTACGGTAGACAGGTAGAAAGTTTTGAAGTTAATCTTGATATACCATCGACTGGAGGTTTATTCAAAGCAATTTTTATAAGAGCTCCTAAGATTGTTGAGTGGGGTGAAGGAGTGGAAGTTCTTGCTCGTTATGGAGATTCACCCGTTTTAGTGCGGCAGGGTAATTTGCTTGCGAGTTCGTTTCATCCAGAGCTCGGCCAGGATTTAAGAATACACAAATATTTTCTTGAAATGGCAGGCGTTAAACATGCGGGTATATGTTGA
- a CDS encoding nicotinate phosphoribosyltransferase, whose product MRKKRLDPKVFKVPIDRIRNDYYSDIYFSRYVEVLKKDNRHPRVLYQFFPRKDCTVVGIDEALAILRFATGYYKDEEKAKQIFQEILSLDKAIQAASVDMRTDIVLKYTERKWDLRIKLNQLWVDKWDEIEVKALYDGDEAREWEPIMTIEGDPTYFGYLETILLGVIARATSTATAVKNVVKAANGKPVLYFSARFDHYWVQATDGYAALCAGAFGVSTDANADYWGAQSMGTMPHALIAAYNGSTEEAAVAFDKHMPENVNRIILVDWDNDVIGTTLRVVKSFYEKQTGKNFVLGVTDPSPIIGVGKGRIWGVRFDTSGNLRDISVVPRDESSLGVCPELVWRARQEFDKVGLKDLKIVVSGGFDADKISLFEKLRVPVDVYAVGSKLLRHKVDITADIVEVDGKPCAKVGRIKQDTSRLERVFKRYWEEEV is encoded by the coding sequence TCCAAAGGTATTTAAAGTTCCCATAGATCGCATCAGAAATGACTATTATTCAGATATATATTTCTCAAGGTATGTTGAGGTACTCAAGAAAGACAACAGACATCCAAGGGTTCTGTACCAATTTTTTCCAAGAAAAGATTGCACAGTTGTTGGTATAGACGAGGCGCTGGCAATTTTAAGGTTTGCGACCGGATATTACAAAGACGAAGAAAAAGCCAAACAGATATTTCAGGAGATCCTCTCACTTGATAAAGCTATTCAGGCTGCTTCTGTTGACATGAGGACAGATATTGTTTTGAAATATACTGAACGAAAATGGGATTTGAGAATAAAATTGAACCAGCTCTGGGTAGATAAATGGGATGAGATAGAAGTCAAGGCCCTTTATGATGGCGATGAAGCAAGGGAATGGGAACCTATCATGACTATTGAGGGAGATCCAACGTATTTTGGGTATTTAGAGACAATACTCTTAGGAGTCATTGCAAGGGCCACGAGCACGGCTACAGCCGTTAAAAACGTTGTTAAAGCTGCGAACGGTAAACCAGTTCTGTATTTCAGCGCCAGGTTTGATCATTACTGGGTTCAGGCAACCGACGGGTATGCAGCACTTTGCGCCGGTGCTTTTGGTGTCTCGACAGATGCCAACGCTGATTATTGGGGAGCTCAATCCATGGGAACAATGCCACATGCCCTTATAGCAGCGTACAACGGAAGCACAGAGGAAGCTGCTGTGGCTTTTGACAAACATATGCCTGAAAACGTGAATCGCATAATTTTGGTGGACTGGGATAATGACGTTATTGGGACAACCTTGAGGGTTGTTAAATCTTTCTATGAAAAGCAAACCGGAAAGAATTTCGTTTTGGGTGTGACTGATCCTTCCCCTATAATAGGTGTGGGCAAGGGAAGGATATGGGGGGTAAGATTTGATACTTCTGGAAATTTGAGGGATATTTCAGTTGTTCCGAGGGACGAATCTTCATTGGGGGTTTGTCCGGAGCTTGTCTGGCGTGCACGGCAGGAGTTTGATAAAGTTGGCTTAAAGGACCTAAAAATAGTTGTTTCAGGAGGATTTGATGCCGATAAAATTTCTCTTTTCGAGAAACTAAGAGTGCCTGTAGATGTGTATGCTGTTGGGTCAAAATTACTCAGACACAAGGTTGACATTACAGCTGATATAGTTGAGGTTGATGGAAAACCGTGTGCGAAAGTTGGACGGATTAAACAGGATACTTCAAGACTTGAAAGAGTTTTCAAAAGATACTGGGAAGAGGAGGTGTGA